In Halorhabdus tiamatea SARL4B, a genomic segment contains:
- a CDS encoding DHH family phosphoesterase produces MVRPGQADAAEAATAGIDAVTDFAASNPIVAGVAVVVGLVLVVGLAVLIRRHTRMPGQRLRRVLADHDRVSVLMHPNPDPDAMGAAQGVAELASSVDTEAVLQHPGQIRHQQNRAFETVLDLDLDQIETAEEIDADAVVLVDHNEARGFPGADALSPVAVIDHHPGDGTGSAFADVRSEYGACATILAEYFEYLGVEPGDPDAEGSANALPSEVATGLLYGIQADTKHLTKGCSPAEFDAASYLYEGIDEATLDRIANPEVDTEVLEVKARAITERDVRGAFACSDVGTVSNVDAIPQAADELLRLEGVTAIVVLGVADGTVHLSGRSRDDRVHMGRALQAAVEDIPMAEAGGHARMGGGQISVEHMNGLGPGEGVSRTDLRERLFEAMTGDRQ; encoded by the coding sequence ATGGTACGTCCGGGCCAGGCGGACGCCGCCGAGGCGGCGACGGCTGGGATCGACGCCGTCACCGACTTCGCCGCGTCGAACCCGATCGTCGCCGGCGTCGCCGTCGTTGTCGGACTCGTTCTCGTCGTCGGACTCGCCGTCCTGATTCGCCGGCACACGCGGATGCCCGGCCAACGACTGCGCCGTGTGCTCGCCGACCACGACCGGGTGAGCGTCCTGATGCATCCGAATCCCGACCCGGACGCGATGGGGGCCGCCCAGGGTGTCGCCGAACTCGCCTCGAGTGTCGACACCGAAGCCGTCCTCCAGCATCCGGGGCAGATCCGCCACCAGCAGAATCGAGCGTTCGAGACTGTCCTCGATCTCGACCTCGACCAGATCGAGACGGCCGAGGAGATCGACGCCGACGCGGTCGTCCTCGTCGATCACAACGAAGCGCGGGGGTTTCCCGGCGCGGACGCACTCTCGCCGGTTGCGGTCATCGACCACCATCCCGGCGACGGCACTGGCAGCGCCTTCGCCGACGTCCGATCCGAGTACGGGGCCTGCGCGACGATCCTCGCCGAGTACTTCGAATATTTGGGCGTCGAGCCAGGTGATCCCGACGCCGAGGGGTCCGCAAACGCGCTTCCCTCGGAAGTCGCCACGGGACTTCTCTACGGCATCCAGGCGGATACGAAGCACCTGACGAAGGGCTGTTCTCCGGCTGAATTCGACGCCGCGTCGTATCTCTATGAGGGCATCGACGAGGCCACGCTCGACCGGATCGCCAACCCCGAAGTCGACACGGAGGTCCTCGAAGTGAAAGCCAGGGCGATTACCGAACGAGACGTCCGCGGAGCCTTCGCTTGCAGCGACGTCGGGACGGTCTCGAACGTCGACGCGATCCCCCAGGCGGCCGACGAACTCCTCCGACTCGAGGGGGTGACAGCGATCGTCGTCCTCGGGGTGGCTGACGGAACCGTCCATCTTTCAGGACGTTCGCGGGACGATCGTGTTCACATGGGCAGGGCCCTCCAGGCTGCCGTCGAGGACATCCCGATGGCCGAGGCTGGCGGGCACGCTCGCATGGGTGGGGGCCAAATAAGCGTCGAGCACATGAACGGCCTCGGGCCGGGCGAGGGTGTCTCCCGAACGGACCTCCGTGAGCGACTGTTCGAGGCGATGACTGGCGACCGGCAGTGA
- a CDS encoding NUDIX hydrolase: MDLDPVVAHDPTAVTAAREAAVLVGIVERPSGPHLLFTRRADHLNDHPGQMSFPGGGVEPVDADLGETALREAREEVGLQPAEATVIGRLDDIQTVTDYAIRPFVARIPDRSYEPNDGEVAEIAVLSVAALTDLDNYETDCRDHPAHGSVQLHYFHVDGYTVWGATARILTQFLELTTDWTVPRTLDCQAETNSPP, from the coding sequence ATGGATCTCGACCCCGTCGTCGCACACGATCCCACGGCTGTGACGGCCGCTCGCGAAGCGGCGGTGCTGGTTGGGATCGTCGAGCGACCGTCGGGCCCACACCTGCTGTTCACCCGCCGGGCCGATCACCTCAACGATCACCCGGGGCAGATGAGCTTCCCGGGCGGCGGGGTCGAACCGGTCGACGCTGACCTCGGGGAGACGGCGCTGCGGGAAGCACGTGAGGAAGTCGGCCTCCAGCCGGCCGAAGCGACTGTGATCGGGCGACTCGACGACATCCAGACGGTGACTGACTATGCGATCCGCCCGTTCGTCGCCCGGATTCCCGACCGGTCCTACGAGCCCAACGACGGCGAAGTCGCCGAGATTGCCGTTCTCTCAGTCGCGGCCCTGACCGACCTCGACAACTACGAGACTGATTGTCGCGATCACCCGGCGCACGGCTCGGTCCAGCTTCACTACTTTCACGTCGACGGCTACACGGTCTGGGGGGCGACCGCCCGCATCCTGACACAGTTCCTCGAACTTACAACTGACTGGACCGTGCCACGGACGCTGGACTGCCAGGCTGAGACGAACTCGCCGCCGTGA
- a CDS encoding tubulin/FtsZ family protein: MKVVLIGLGQAGGKLTQALATYDYEMGFDAIRDALAVNTARADLQSLEIDTMLIGQDRVKGHGVGGDNELGAEIMQSEATEVLDGLDGRITSQAEGIFVVAGLGGGTGSGGAPVLAKELKRIYDIPVYVLGILPGRSEGSIYQANAGRSLKTVAREADATLLVDNDAWQSADESVEEGFETINQQIAQRVGLLLASGEIVEGVGESVVDSSEVINTLRPGGIAALGYASAEASPDSAENINTITSLARKALLTGTSLPNAVEAETALLVIAGEPDRIARKGVERARRWLEDETGSLEVRGGDFPLESDRLAALVLLGGVERSQRLQAFLDRATEAYEQASQQQAEPAADFQNDDLENLF, translated from the coding sequence ATGAAAGTCGTCCTAATTGGTCTGGGTCAGGCCGGGGGGAAACTCACCCAGGCGCTGGCCACCTACGACTACGAGATGGGGTTCGACGCGATCCGGGACGCGCTCGCGGTCAACACCGCCCGGGCTGACCTCCAGTCCCTGGAGATCGATACGATGTTGATCGGCCAGGATCGCGTGAAGGGCCACGGCGTCGGCGGCGACAACGAACTCGGCGCGGAGATCATGCAAAGCGAGGCCACCGAAGTCCTCGACGGCCTCGACGGCCGGATCACCTCCCAGGCCGAGGGTATCTTCGTCGTCGCCGGCCTCGGCGGCGGGACCGGCAGCGGCGGCGCGCCCGTCCTGGCGAAGGAACTCAAGCGGATCTACGACATCCCCGTCTACGTTCTGGGTATCCTGCCCGGCCGCAGCGAGGGGTCGATCTACCAGGCCAACGCTGGCCGGTCGCTGAAGACCGTCGCCCGCGAGGCCGACGCGACGCTGCTGGTCGACAACGACGCCTGGCAGAGCGCCGACGAGAGCGTCGAGGAAGGCTTCGAGACGATCAACCAGCAGATCGCCCAGCGGGTGGGTCTCCTGCTCGCGTCGGGCGAGATTGTCGAGGGCGTCGGCGAGAGCGTCGTCGACTCCAGTGAGGTCATCAACACGCTCCGACCGGGCGGCATCGCCGCGCTCGGCTACGCGAGCGCGGAAGCCAGCCCGGACAGCGCCGAGAATATCAACACCATCACGAGCCTGGCCCGCAAGGCCCTCCTGACCGGGACCAGCCTCCCCAACGCCGTCGAGGCCGAGACCGCCCTCCTGGTGATCGCCGGCGAGCCCGACCGCATCGCCCGGAAGGGCGTCGAGCGCGCCCGACGGTGGCTCGAAGACGAGACTGGCAGTCTCGAGGTCCGCGGTGGGGACTTCCCGCTCGAAAGTGATCGACTCGCCGCGCTGGTCTTGCTCGGCGGCGTCGAGCGCTCACAGCGTCTCCAGGCGTTTCTCGACCGGGCCACCGAGGCCTACGAACAGGCCAGCCAGCAGCAGGCCGAACCGGCAGCTGACTTCCAGAACGACGACCTCGAAAACCTCTTTTGA
- a CDS encoding inorganic diphosphatase — MVNLFEALEAGPNPPEEIYAVVECLKGERNKYEYDKDLPGVVLDRVLHSNVHYPSDYGFIPQSHYDDDDPLDVLVLVEDQTFPGCVVEARPVALMKMDDDGEADDKVIAVPTEDPRYDHIEDLEDIPSQQRDEIDEFFATYKNLEEGKEVETLGWEDAAAAKEAIEHSQDLYEEKIAK, encoded by the coding sequence ATGGTGAACCTCTTCGAAGCCCTCGAGGCGGGCCCGAACCCGCCCGAGGAGATCTACGCCGTCGTAGAGTGTCTGAAGGGCGAGCGCAACAAGTACGAGTACGACAAGGACCTGCCCGGCGTCGTCCTCGATCGCGTCCTCCACAGCAACGTCCACTACCCCAGCGACTACGGGTTCATCCCCCAATCGCACTACGACGACGACGATCCCCTGGACGTCCTCGTCCTCGTCGAGGACCAGACGTTCCCCGGCTGTGTCGTCGAGGCCCGCCCGGTCGCGCTGATGAAGATGGACGACGACGGCGAGGCCGACGACAAGGTCATCGCCGTCCCGACCGAGGATCCGCGCTACGACCACATCGAGGACCTCGAAGACATTCCCTCCCAACAGCGCGACGAGATCGACGAGTTCTTCGCGACCTACAAGAACTTAGAGGAAGGCAAGGAGGTCGAGACGCTGGGCTGGGAGGACGCGGCCGCCGCCAAGGAAGCTATCGAGCACTCCCAGGACCTTTACGAGGAGAAGATCGCCAAGTAG
- a CDS encoding radical SAM protein, with protein sequence MTDPAALTVTIVDGYVDEPAHFGVPPYISTYPRYVAGALVDAGVPHESITYHTIDGLRAENRRWRDVEDADLLVYVGGMTVPGNYVGGTPAEPDEVRRIAWTADGTSLMGGPVRFGVGDENEGASEPERDDLDFDFLAGADVEAAVFDLVTNGLDGFDPRYRTMEESSRWAREGAFIVEQHPNHPDYLIAEIETGRGCAYRCSFCTEPLYGDPSFREPGAVVGEVDALADHGVAHFRLGRQADILAYGGDGEAPNPDALRELYTGIREVAPDLETLHLDNMNPITVVEWPELAREGIRIIAEHNTPGDTAAFGVESADPAVQTDNNLNVTAEEALEAVRIVNEEGGFRPGTRSEATGSERASGDSREHGEEPGTVPSTDDTAGRGLPKLLPGINLVHGLKGETSETFEHNKRFLKRILDEGLMIRRVNIRQVMAFPGTEMDATGAEIAHDHKKQFQQYKREVRETIDNPMLKRVAPPGTILEDVHLEYHQDGKTFGRQLGTYPLLVGIPGERELGSTIDVAITDHGYRSVTGVPYPLDLNAASMDELEALPGVGSQTAGNVIVGRPYDSPPDVEGVDFDAFTTIG encoded by the coding sequence ATGACCGATCCTGCGGCTCTCACCGTCACGATCGTCGACGGCTACGTCGACGAACCGGCCCACTTCGGCGTGCCACCGTACATCTCCACCTATCCCCGCTACGTCGCTGGCGCGCTGGTCGACGCCGGCGTCCCCCACGAGTCGATCACCTACCACACGATCGACGGGCTCCGAGCGGAGAATCGCCGCTGGCGCGACGTCGAGGACGCCGACCTCCTCGTCTACGTCGGCGGGATGACCGTTCCCGGCAACTACGTCGGCGGGACGCCGGCCGAACCCGACGAAGTCCGGCGGATCGCCTGGACGGCCGACGGCACGAGTCTGATGGGCGGACCGGTCCGCTTCGGCGTCGGCGACGAGAACGAGGGCGCGAGCGAACCAGAACGCGACGATCTGGACTTCGACTTTCTGGCCGGTGCGGACGTCGAGGCTGCCGTCTTCGACCTCGTCACGAACGGCCTGGACGGGTTCGATCCCCGCTATCGCACGATGGAGGAGTCCTCACGGTGGGCCCGTGAAGGGGCGTTCATCGTCGAACAGCACCCCAATCATCCCGACTATCTCATCGCCGAGATCGAGACCGGCCGCGGGTGTGCCTACCGATGCTCGTTCTGTACGGAGCCACTGTATGGCGACCCCTCGTTTCGGGAACCCGGGGCCGTCGTCGGCGAAGTCGACGCGCTCGCCGATCACGGCGTGGCCCACTTCCGGCTGGGCCGGCAGGCCGACATCCTCGCCTACGGTGGCGACGGCGAGGCCCCGAACCCCGACGCACTCCGGGAACTCTACACCGGGATCCGCGAGGTCGCGCCCGACCTGGAGACGTTACACCTCGACAACATGAATCCGATCACGGTCGTCGAGTGGCCGGAGTTGGCCCGCGAGGGCATCCGGATCATCGCCGAGCACAACACGCCCGGCGACACCGCCGCCTTCGGCGTGGAGTCGGCCGATCCGGCGGTCCAGACCGATAACAACCTCAACGTCACCGCCGAGGAGGCCCTCGAGGCGGTCCGGATCGTCAACGAGGAAGGGGGATTCAGGCCGGGAACCCGGAGCGAAGCGACGGGTTCCGAACGAGCGAGCGGCGATAGCCGCGAGCACGGCGAGGAGCCGGGAACTGTACCCAGCACGGACGACACCGCCGGCCGCGGCCTCCCGAAACTCCTCCCTGGGATCAATCTCGTCCACGGGCTGAAAGGCGAGACGAGCGAGACCTTCGAGCACAACAAGCGGTTCCTAAAGCGGATTCTCGACGAGGGTCTCATGATCCGGCGGGTCAACATCCGCCAGGTCATGGCGTTCCCGGGGACCGAGATGGACGCGACCGGGGCCGAGATCGCCCACGATCACAAAAAACAGTTCCAGCAGTACAAACGCGAGGTCCGCGAGACGATCGACAACCCGATGCTCAAACGGGTCGCGCCGCCAGGGACGATTCTCGAGGACGTCCACCTCGAATACCACCAGGACGGCAAGACTTTCGGCCGCCAGCTCGGAACGTACCCCCTGCTCGTGGGGATTCCGGGCGAGCGGGAACTCGGGTCAACGATCGACGTGGCGATCACCGACCACGGCTACCGTTCCGTGACTGGCGTGCCCTACCCACTGGATCTCAACGCGGCGTCGATGGACGAACTCGAGGCGCTCCCGGGTGTCGGCTCTCAGACGGCAGGGAACGTCATCGTCGGACGGCCGTACGATTCGCCGCCGGACGTCGAGGGCGTCGACTTCGACGCGTTCACCACGATCGGGTGA
- a CDS encoding alkaline phosphatase family protein — protein MGLFDRIRGDDDPRVAFFGIDGVPYSLIAEHDEEFEHLNALAAEGAGGAIDSIVPPESSACWPSLTTGVNPGQTGVYGFQDREVGSAETYVPMGRDVQATRLWDRVQSAGRDATVLNVPVTFPPQRDVQRMVSGFLSPGVEEAAYPDELRDTLEGLEYRIDVNAKLGHDDDKTDFLEDSYETVEKRFEAFKHYIEEDDWDLFFGVFMTTDRINHFLFKHYEEDGEYSEEFLEFYRTVDQYLGELRDLLDDDVTMMVASDHGFTSLDYEVHMNEWLREEGWLTFDTDDPEELADLDSSTKAYSLIPGRFYVNLEEREANGGVPEEDYEDVRAELKAKLEALEGPDGNPVADRVVTKEDAFRGDHDDIAPDLVVIPNHGFDLKAGFKGSEAVFGTGPRNGMHSFDNASLFIEDDDASISGADLYDVAPTILSLMDVEYDRTDFDGSSLV, from the coding sequence ATGGGTCTGTTCGATCGGATACGCGGCGACGACGATCCCCGGGTCGCCTTCTTCGGCATCGACGGCGTCCCGTATAGCCTGATCGCCGAACACGACGAAGAGTTCGAGCACCTGAACGCACTCGCAGCCGAGGGGGCCGGCGGGGCCATCGACAGTATCGTCCCGCCCGAATCCAGCGCCTGCTGGCCGTCGCTGACGACCGGCGTCAACCCCGGCCAGACCGGTGTCTACGGCTTTCAGGACCGCGAGGTCGGCTCGGCGGAGACGTACGTCCCGATGGGGCGGGACGTCCAGGCCACGCGGCTGTGGGACCGCGTCCAGTCGGCCGGCCGGGACGCGACGGTGCTGAACGTCCCCGTCACCTTCCCGCCACAGCGTGACGTCCAGCGGATGGTCTCGGGCTTTCTCTCCCCCGGCGTCGAGGAGGCCGCCTACCCCGACGAACTCCGGGACACGCTCGAGGGCTTAGAGTACCGGATCGACGTCAACGCCAAACTCGGCCACGACGACGACAAGACTGACTTCCTCGAAGACTCCTACGAGACCGTCGAGAAGCGCTTCGAGGCGTTCAAACACTACATCGAGGAAGACGACTGGGACCTGTTTTTCGGCGTCTTCATGACGACCGACCGGATCAACCACTTCCTGTTCAAACACTACGAGGAAGACGGCGAGTACAGCGAGGAGTTCCTGGAGTTCTACCGGACGGTCGATCAGTACCTGGGTGAACTCCGCGACCTACTCGACGACGACGTGACGATGATGGTCGCCTCCGATCACGGCTTTACCAGCCTCGATTACGAGGTCCACATGAACGAGTGGCTGCGCGAGGAGGGGTGGCTCACGTTCGACACTGACGACCCCGAAGAGCTTGCTGACCTCGATTCGTCGACGAAGGCCTACTCGCTGATCCCCGGTCGGTTCTACGTCAACCTCGAAGAGCGCGAAGCCAACGGCGGCGTCCCCGAGGAGGACTACGAGGACGTTCGGGCCGAACTCAAAGCGAAGCTCGAAGCCCTCGAAGGACCGGACGGGAATCCGGTCGCCGACCGAGTCGTCACGAAAGAAGACGCGTTCCGGGGCGACCACGACGACATCGCGCCCGATCTGGTCGTGATCCCGAACCACGGCTTCGACCTGAAGGCCGGGTTCAAGGGCAGCGAGGCGGTCTTCGGCACCGGGCCGCGCAACGGGATGCACAGCTTCGACAACGCCAGTCTGTTCATCGAGGACGACGACGCGTCGATCTCGGGTGCTGACCTGTACGACGTCGCGCCGACGATCCTCTCGCTGATGGACGTCGAGTACGACCGGACCGACTTCGACGGGTCGAGTCTGGTCTGA
- a CDS encoding SDR family oxidoreductase, with the protein MTRVAILGCGYVGCELARQLVDGGHHVVGVRRSDAGLAAVEDAGAEPVQADVTDAESLSAVPDAEWVVFAASAGGRDAEAARETYVSGLRTAIDHFADRADAPDRFVYTSSTGVYGDHDGEWVDEGTPIDPGDERTEVLATAERLARERPPSGIDGTVARFGGLYGPDRYRLDRYLDGPVTAGVLNMVHRDDAAGAVRFLLERDHGRGEVVNVVDDEPVEKWGFADWLAEQADVAFPPKQPVEQRLADVDRAATRRRIRSSKRVSNDRLREDGYEFAYPTFRAGYQDALEWYRSGETDR; encoded by the coding sequence GTGACGCGCGTCGCCATCCTCGGGTGTGGCTACGTCGGGTGTGAACTCGCCCGGCAACTCGTCGATGGCGGCCACCACGTCGTCGGCGTCCGCCGGTCGGATGCGGGACTCGCGGCGGTCGAGGACGCCGGGGCCGAACCGGTCCAGGCCGACGTGACAGACGCCGAGTCCCTCTCGGCAGTCCCGGACGCCGAGTGGGTCGTCTTCGCCGCGAGCGCAGGCGGCCGGGACGCCGAGGCTGCCCGCGAGACCTACGTCTCCGGGCTCCGGACGGCGATCGATCACTTCGCCGATCGAGCCGACGCCCCCGATCGCTTCGTCTACACGTCGAGTACGGGCGTCTACGGCGATCACGACGGCGAGTGGGTCGACGAGGGGACGCCGATCGACCCGGGCGACGAACGGACCGAGGTCCTGGCGACGGCCGAGCGACTCGCTCGCGAACGCCCGCCGTCGGGGATCGACGGGACGGTCGCCCGCTTCGGCGGGTTGTACGGTCCGGACCGTTACCGGCTGGACCGATACCTCGATGGCCCGGTCACCGCCGGGGTGCTCAACATGGTCCACCGCGACGACGCTGCCGGTGCAGTCCGGTTCCTGCTCGAACGCGACCACGGACGCGGCGAGGTCGTCAACGTCGTCGACGACGAACCGGTCGAGAAGTGGGGCTTTGCCGACTGGCTGGCCGAGCAGGCCGACGTCGCGTTTCCGCCGAAACAGCCGGTCGAGCAGCGACTCGCCGATGTCGACCGCGCGGCGACCCGTCGGCGAATTCGCTCGAGCAAACGCGTCAGTAACGATCGACTCCGCGAGGACGGCTACGAGTTCGCGTATCCGACGTTTCGTGCAGGCTATCAGGATGCCCTCGAGTGGTATCGGTCCGGCGAGACGGACCGTTGA
- a CDS encoding Hsp20/alpha crystallin family protein: protein MNQLRELTEEIGGTVLESVGRAVGKAQERTPLPVDLLESEDAYLAVFDAPDATASDVQVQLSGRTVEVRLDRFRQPREDFEMRFPGRGLTLDGHVTLPPDAAIDGEGATATLAENGTLQVRVPKGEEGTAVEVTDDDGETESEDSDAEDDESESDEVDVDDETA, encoded by the coding sequence ATGAATCAGCTTCGCGAACTCACCGAGGAAATCGGCGGGACCGTCCTCGAGAGCGTCGGCCGCGCCGTCGGGAAAGCACAGGAACGGACGCCGCTACCGGTCGACCTCTTAGAGAGTGAGGACGCCTACCTGGCGGTCTTCGACGCCCCGGACGCGACAGCCAGTGACGTCCAGGTCCAGTTGTCGGGACGGACAGTCGAGGTCCGACTCGACCGGTTCCGACAGCCGCGCGAGGACTTCGAGATGCGCTTTCCCGGACGGGGGCTGACCCTCGACGGCCACGTCACGCTCCCGCCGGACGCGGCGATCGACGGCGAAGGCGCGACGGCGACGCTCGCCGAGAACGGGACGCTCCAGGTTCGAGTTCCCAAGGGCGAAGAGGGAACGGCGGTCGAGGTGACTGACGACGACGGTGAAACGGAAAGTGAGGACAGCGACGCCGAAGACGACGAGAGTGAATCGGACGAGGTCGACGTAGACGACGAGACGGCCTGA
- a CDS encoding glycosyltransferase family protein, which translates to MEYVQERIATLHDFDGVAPSAPTDRAVVVVPMTARDHASLAAERVFSTLETVAPREVIVALRADPDRVDEVTTWLGSFDLSLEILWCSAPAVESALADARLDGQRGKGRDVWLALGVAAGRGEYVAVHDADAGNYAATHVPRLLFPLSRGYEFSKGYYARVENDRLYGRLFRLLYVPVVRALADAHDAAILAYLGAFRYALAGEFAATSDLVRRLRVPRGWGLEVGTLAEAYGEAGFEDTAQVDLGMHEHDHRAVGGPDGLGTMASEVAASLFRALEGAGVMPDYDSLPGRYRERARSHIERYATDAAFNGLTYDRADERAQVDAYAAAIEPPGVDDRLPAWEATALDPERIATLASEALAERRG; encoded by the coding sequence ATGGAGTACGTTCAGGAACGGATCGCTACCCTCCACGACTTCGATGGGGTCGCCCCGTCGGCCCCGACCGACCGCGCGGTCGTGGTCGTCCCGATGACGGCCCGCGACCACGCCAGCCTGGCCGCCGAACGCGTCTTCTCGACGCTCGAGACGGTCGCCCCTCGCGAGGTAATCGTCGCGCTCCGGGCCGATCCTGATCGGGTCGACGAGGTCACGACCTGGCTCGGTTCTTTCGACCTCTCGCTCGAGATCCTGTGGTGTAGCGCTCCCGCCGTCGAATCTGCACTCGCGGACGCGCGCCTCGACGGCCAGCGTGGGAAGGGTCGGGACGTCTGGCTTGCCCTCGGTGTCGCCGCCGGGCGCGGCGAGTACGTCGCCGTCCACGACGCGGACGCCGGAAACTACGCGGCGACCCACGTCCCGCGATTGCTCTTCCCGCTGTCTCGAGGATACGAGTTCTCGAAGGGCTACTACGCCCGCGTCGAGAACGACCGGCTGTACGGCCGACTCTTTCGACTCCTGTACGTCCCAGTGGTCCGGGCGCTCGCCGACGCTCACGACGCGGCGATCCTCGCGTATCTCGGGGCGTTTCGGTACGCCCTCGCCGGGGAGTTCGCCGCGACGAGTGACCTCGTCCGACGACTCCGGGTTCCTCGGGGGTGGGGACTCGAAGTCGGCACGCTTGCCGAGGCCTACGGGGAAGCCGGGTTCGAAGACACCGCGCAGGTCGACCTCGGGATGCACGAACACGATCACCGCGCCGTCGGGGGGCCAGACGGGCTCGGTACCATGGCGAGTGAGGTCGCTGCGTCGCTCTTTCGCGCGCTGGAAGGGGCCGGCGTCATGCCCGACTACGACTCGCTTCCGGGTCGATACCGCGAACGTGCCCGATCGCACATCGAACGCTATGCCACGGACGCCGCCTTCAACGGACTCACCTACGACCGGGCGGACGAACGTGCCCAGGTCGACGCCTACGCGGCAGCGATCGAGCCGCCCGGTGTGGACGACCGGTTGCCGGCCTGGGAAGCCACCGCGCTCGATCCCGAACGGATCGCGACGCTCGCCAGCGAGGCACTGGCAGAGCGACGTGGGTGA
- a CDS encoding DUF7109 family protein: MDLSPDDIAGVVDLFGALPPATLRAALAELAFKRGEDHDPATFADDVAAAVESYHLLELPGEEPLLVVGPVAFPTLPEGARDLPHILDAPDRSIDRDRLATAAERRFRRDAGQAVAAGDPDRIETLLSVSYELEAWAPVDLAETRDRLDDALEGTDPE, translated from the coding sequence ATGGACCTGTCACCGGACGACATCGCCGGCGTCGTCGACCTCTTCGGGGCGCTCCCGCCGGCGACGCTTCGGGCGGCCCTCGCCGAGCTCGCCTTCAAGCGCGGCGAGGACCACGACCCGGCGACCTTCGCGGACGACGTCGCTGCAGCCGTCGAGTCGTATCACCTTCTGGAACTCCCTGGCGAGGAGCCCTTGCTCGTCGTGGGCCCGGTCGCGTTCCCCACCCTGCCCGAGGGGGCTCGTGATCTCCCGCATATTCTGGACGCTCCCGACCGGTCGATCGACCGCGACCGTCTCGCGACTGCTGCCGAACGCCGTTTTCGGCGAGACGCCGGTCAGGCAGTCGCCGCCGGCGATCCCGACCGCATCGAGACACTCCTCTCCGTGAGTTACGAACTCGAAGCCTGGGCCCCCGTCGATCTCGCCGAGACGCGCGATCGCCTGGACGATGCCCTCGAAGGCACCGATCCCGAGTGA
- a CDS encoding PadR family transcriptional regulator, with protein MSEAQTEVETPSIARELSAFQQNILVILAEEARYGLAVKRELETYYDSDVNHGRLYPNLDDLVEMDLVEKSELDKRTNEYSLTEKGYDVLLEQLAWEFGKLTTEDGRADDIREILEDAA; from the coding sequence ATGTCAGAGGCACAAACTGAAGTCGAGACGCCAAGCATCGCCCGAGAACTCTCCGCGTTCCAGCAGAACATCCTCGTCATCCTGGCCGAGGAAGCGCGCTACGGCCTCGCGGTCAAGCGCGAACTCGAGACCTACTACGACTCGGACGTCAACCACGGTCGCCTGTACCCGAACCTCGACGATCTTGTCGAGATGGACCTCGTCGAGAAGAGCGAACTCGACAAGCGGACCAACGAGTACAGCCTCACCGAGAAGGGCTACGACGTCCTCCTCGAGCAGTTGGCCTGGGAGTTCGGCAAACTCACCACCGAGGACGGCCGCGCCGACGACATCCGAGAGATCCTCGAAGACGCAGCCTGA
- a CDS encoding DUF5791 family protein: MLAAVDADAHDAASLRRAYDGLLADAIETAGVDAVVAGTALDADTVDALADADNAAETPSVTLSEASAVLALTTDRDADALAADARDRLLLELSSAVLDVEALSQGLGRDVTPKELQAKMEGRHPMTLAEYAEIRGFVAGKT, encoded by the coding sequence ATGCTCGCTGCTGTCGACGCGGACGCCCACGACGCTGCCTCGCTTCGCCGTGCCTACGACGGACTCCTCGCGGACGCCATCGAAACGGCCGGTGTAGACGCTGTCGTTGCCGGGACTGCCCTCGATGCCGACACTGTCGACGCACTCGCCGACGCCGATAACGCCGCCGAAACGCCGTCGGTGACCCTTTCCGAGGCGAGTGCGGTCCTCGCACTCACGACGGATCGGGACGCCGACGCGCTCGCTGCCGACGCGCGCGACCGCCTCCTGCTCGAACTGTCGAGCGCCGTTCTCGACGTCGAGGCGCTCAGTCAGGGTCTCGGCCGCGACGTGACTCCCAAGGAACTCCAGGCCAAGATGGAAGGGCGACATCCGATGACGCTCGCTGAGTACGCCGAGATCCGTGGGTTCGTGGCGGGGAAAACGTGA
- a CDS encoding HVO_0758 family zinc finger protein: MESVRKGLRSGDLEKDTYERLRCTECGEELTTKNDPDEVGSVRACPECGREWKQVG; the protein is encoded by the coding sequence ATGGAATCCGTCAGAAAGGGACTTCGGTCGGGGGATCTCGAGAAGGACACCTACGAACGGTTACGGTGTACCGAATGTGGCGAGGAGTTGACGACGAAAAACGACCCCGACGAAGTCGGGTCCGTCCGGGCCTGTCCGGAGTGTGGCCGCGAGTGGAAACAGGTGGGCTAA